The Clostridium aceticum genomic interval CTTCTATTCGCGATGAAGAAGATTTATACGCCATTGAAGAGGAGATAGAGGATCGATTTGGAGATATACCTCTTAGTGTAAGAAATTTGTTGCTGATTTCTTATATTAAGGCTTTGGCAAAAAGCTTAAAAGTCCAATATATTTCTCAAAAAGAGAAAAATATTCGTATTCAGTTTAAGGAGGCTAAGGTATTAAGACCAGAAAATGTTGCTGAGGTTATGGAGGGATATCGATGGAAGGTTACCATTCATGGAGGCCAACAGCCGTATATTACCTACAAGATACAAACACAGGACCAATATAAAGTGTTGTTAGATTTAAAGGGTTTAATAGAAAAAATTAGTGGTTTAAAAAAAGTTGCTAGTTAGGTATAATAAAAGATAGACAGAAGGGAAGTGAATAAAAAATGGGTTTAATAAAAAACTGTAGAAAGCCTATGGGGATAATTGTTGTTGTACTTATGATGACTTTATTCTTTGTAGGATGTTCTAGTACGTCTAAAATACCACAAGATGCTGTAGCAGTGGTAAATGGTACCAGCATATCTATGGCAGAATTTGAAAAAACCTTAGCTCTACAAAGAATGAGCTATGAAGCACAATTTGGACGAGAAATACTAACACAAGATACTGGTACAGGAATAACCCTTTTGGATTCTATAAAAAAAGGACTTCTAGATAAGATTGTTTCAGATGAAGTGATTCTTCAGGAAGCAAAGAAAGCTGGCATTACAGCAACAGAAGAGGAAATACTAGCAGCCTATGGACCGTATGAGGTTTTTAAGGATCAAAATGAGACCTTTCAACAATTTACAGAGGAAAATAATATAGACGAAGCCTATATGAAACAACAGATCGAGAAAGATATCATCCTTCATAAATATAGAGATTTTTTCATAGAAAACCTTGAAATCACAGAAGAAGCTGCACAAACCTACTACAAGAATAACCCATCCTTCTTTATGCAGGAGGAGGTAAGTGCAAGA includes:
- a CDS encoding peptidylprolyl isomerase → MGLIKNCRKPMGIIVVVLMMTLFFVGCSSTSKIPQDAVAVVNGTSISMAEFEKTLALQRMSYEAQFGREILTQDTGTGITLLDSIKKGLLDKIVSDEVILQEAKKAGITATEEEILAAYGPYEVFKDQNETFQQFTEENNIDEAYMKQQIEKDIILHKYRDFFIENLEITEEAAQTYYKNNPSFFMQEEVSARHILVEEQTTAEEILQKIDQGEDFIDLVALYSIEPGAADRGGDLGYFQRGDMLPEFEEAAFSLEPGEISGIVETRHGYHIILVEDVIREMQEYEDIKVYLMEFLKDQEYQEHVSALIEKAEINKREEL